AAAAATCGGTCCAGTTCGAGTAGGTGAAGTTCGGGTAGTAGGCCTTCATGGAAGGCACCGTGGTCCCGTAGAGGCTCAGGGGAACCGTGAGGAGGAAGAGCAGCAGGGCCCACCTGTAACCACCCCTGCCGGCGGTTATCCCGAGCTCGGCCGGTTTGAAGCCGAGGGCGAGGGAAAGGGGGAGAGGGAGGATGAAGTAGAAGAGGAGGTTATAGCCCGCCCACCGGAAGATTCCACCTCCGGCGTGGCGGAGCAGGAGGATGAAGGGCATCATCGAGATGTAGAGAACCCACGGGTTCCTTCTGAGCCTCATGGAGAAAAGTTGGGGGAAGGGAATAAAAGCCTTTCACTCACCGCTTTCCTCGCCTTCTTCCTTCCCTTCCACTTCCGGTTCCCCGGTTTCTTCCTTCCCTTCGCTCTCTTCCTTCTCTTCGCCGTCCTTCTCCTCCGGCTTTTCGGTTTCCTCAGCGGTCTCCCCCTCTTCTCCGGGCGGTTTTAGGAGTTCCTCCACCCCCGGCCTGAAGGTGACCTCCTCGTAGCCTATGAACTTCAGGTCGCTCTCGAGCAGGATCTCCCCTAGGACGAGGGTGTTTCTGTCAACCTCTCCGGCCACCTGGGAGAAGTCAACGCTAACGTCCTTCTCGCCTATCTCTATGATGACCTTGTCCTTATCCACCATCGGCATGCGGAGCTCTATGAGGGCCCTGACCTTCTCTATCGGGTCCTCGATCTTTTCAAGGATCTCAACCTCGTAGACGAGGTGCTTTCCGGCGTAGGGGTGGTTGAAGTCCACCCTCACCCTGCCACCGCTTACCGTCAGAACCCTGCCCCGGAGCTTCCTTCCGCCCCCGGTCTCTATCTCAACGGGCATTCCCGGGAAGGGGCTTATTCCCTGCCTCCTGAACTGTCCGAGGGTGAACGTCTTTATGAGCTTTGGATCGCGTTTTCCAAAGCCCTTCTCGGGCGGAACCACTATCTCGTACTTCTTCCCCACCTCGAGACCTTCGAGAGCCTCGTCCAGCCCCTTGAGAACGTGACCTGCACCGACGGCTATGGAAACCGGGCCGTAGATGCCTTTCTCGGAGTATATCCCGGCTTCCTTTGCGACCTCCTCATAAGTTGTGTCGAACACCTCACCAGTTTCCCTGATCTTCCCGGTGTAATGGAGTTTTATGACGTCTCCCTTCTGAACCTCCATGGGCGTGACCTCCTTTATCGCTCTAACCCCGATTGAAGGATGTGGTTTTTAAGCTTTTGCAGGTTTCGAATTCCGGCAGACCTAAAACCTAATAAAACGCGTTGAGAAACCCGGTCCGGTGGTGGAAGAATGGCCATAAGGGTTTACAACACCTTAACCCGGAGGAAGGAGGAGTTCAGGCCGATCAGGGAAGGGGAGGTCAGGATGTACGTTTGCGGCCCGACGGTTTACGATTACACTCATCTCGGTCATGCCAGAACCTACATAGCCTTCGACGTTATCAGGAGGTACCTCGAGCACCGCGGTTACACCGTTCTGATGGTGATGAACTTCACGGACATAGACGATAAGATCATCCGGAGGGCGAGGGAAACGGGGGAGGATCCCAGGGAGCTCGCCGAGAGGTTCCTGCGCTACTTCCTCGAGGACATGGCTTCCCTGAGGGTTAAGCCGGCCGACGTCTACCCGCGCGTTACGGAGCACATCGATGACATCATAGACTTCGTGAGGAAACTTCAGGAGAAGGGCTACGCCTACGAGGGAAGCGACGGCGTTTACTTCGAGGTCGGGAAGTTCGGGGATTACGGAAAGCTCAGCGGGATAAGGCTCGAGGACCTGAGAAAGGGCGCCAGAGTGGAGCCCGGCGAGGGAAAGAAGAACCCCGAGGACTTTGCCCTCTGGAAGAAGGCCAAACCCGGTGAACCGAAGTGGGAGAGCCCGTGGGGGGAGGGAAGGCCCGGATGGCACATAGAGTGCTCAACCATGAGCACCAAGTACCTCGGTGAGAGCTTCGACATCCACGGCGGCGGCAACGACCTGATCTTTCCGCACCACGAGAACGAGATAGCCCAGACCGAAGCCTGCACGGGCCACGAGTGGGTAAGGTACTGGCTTCACACGGGCTTCCTGATGGTGAACGGGGAGAAGATGAGCAAGAGCCTCGGCAACTTCGTCACGGTAAGGGAGATGCTCAGGCGCTACGATCCCGAGGTGATAAGGCTCTTCGTCCTCCAGAGGCACTACCGCTCGCCCCTCGACTACACGGAGGAGGGCATGGAACACGCGAAGAACAACCTTGAGAGGCTTTACAACACCCTCGAAAACATCCGCGTGGCCATGAAGGAGGCGGATATTTCGTTCAGGTGGGAAAAGGAGGAGTTTGAGGCCTACGAATCCATAAGGAACGCGAGGAAAAAATTCTACGAGGCTATGGACGACGACTTCAACACTGCCGAAGCCCTGAAGGCCGTCTTCGAGGCGAGCACTGCCGTAAACAGGTACCTGAGCGACGTCGAAAGGCCCAAGGAGAGCATTCTGAGGAAGGCCATGGAGTTCTTTAAGGCTGTAAGCGAGATCTTCGGCCTCTTCGAGGACTACTTCCGGGAGCGGAAGGCGGAGAACGAGGAGGCCTTCATTGAGCTGCTCGTGGAGGTACGTTCCCGGCTCAGGAGGGAAAGGAACTTCGAGCTGGCGGACGAGATAAGGGCCAGACTCAGGGAGCTTGGAATCCAGCTTGAGGATACGCCAAAGGGGACGGTGTGGAAGCGTATCCGGGTGTGAGTTCCCCTTCTTCCGCTTTATTCACGGGGCGTAACGCTTAAATATACCCTCCCCCCCGCTCCGTTAAGGGAAGTCAAATGAAGAAGTTTCCGGCCTATCTCGCTTCTTGGGAGGACATAGAAAGGTGGGCAAAGGGAGGCGCCTGGAAGGTTCTGGAGGACGGCTGGAAGCCGGACGTTGTGGTGGGTCTCGCAAGGGGTGGCTGGGTCGCCGCGAGGCTCTACTGCGACTACCTCGGGGTAAAGGACCTCGTCAGTCTGAAGGTCGAGCACTGGGGGGTCACCGCCACCCCCGATGGAAAGGCAAAGCTGAGGTACGGCAGCAACTACGACCTCTCAGGAAAGAAGGTTCTGATAGTCGATGACATAAGCGACACGGGGGAGAGCCTGACCCTGGCCAGAAACTACGTGGAGGGCCAGAGACCATCGGAGATAAGGGTCGCAACGCTCCTCACCATAAAAGGCTCCCGTTTTAAGCCCGACTACTACGGCGAGGAGATAGAGTGGGCGTGGATAATCTTCCCATGGAACTTCGTCGAGGACATGATAAACCTCGTTAACAACCTCTTCGAGGAGAAGGAAGTCCTGACCACGGAGGAAATCATCGGGCTTTTCAAGGAGCTCCACGGGATAGTCATCCCGGGGGAGAGGATTGAAGAGGCCCTCCGCATGGCCGAGAGGAGAAACGTTTTTAAGTTCGAAGGGGCCGGCTGGCGTAAGGCCTGAGGGAGTGGTAGTTTGGACAGGGAGAAGATGGTTGAGGAGATCAGGAACCACAGCGTCTACGCCGGTGAGATCTACAAAATGTACAGCGAGGATATAGAGGGGGTGCTCGAGGAGTACGAGGACCTCAAGGAGGACTACCTGAACGATCACTCACGGGCGAGGATAGTGCGCATAGTCTTCAACGAGGACAACGGTCTCCCGCTGGCCATGGAGTTCAACAGAAAGGACGACAGCTTCAGGGGGTTCACGATAGCCATCGGCAAGCCCCACATCCGGAGAAACGGGAACGACCGGGAATGATGGGGGAGGTGGTGGGAACGCGGGCGAAATCTCTGGTAATCCTCCTTGTCCTCCTTGGAGCCCTTCCCTTCGCGGGGGCCTCCCCTGAGAAGCCCTTAGTGGTTGCCACCATAGCTCCGATAGCTTCGATAGTCGAGGACGCCTTCGGCGACTCTGTGGAAGTTGTCTACCTGATCCCACCCGGAACCGATCCCCACGAGTACCAGCTCACGGCGAGCCAGATAGAGCTCCTCCAGAGGGCCAGTGTTATAGTTACAACGGGCGGCCACCTGCCCGTGGAGAAGAGGATATCCGAACTGAAGGCGGAGGGAACCATAACCGCTGAAACGCTCTTCATCGAGGACTACGAGCGCCATGGGTTCAGGTACCTTCCGGAGTACTGGTACAACAACAAGGACAACCCCCATGGCGTCTGGCTCGATCCCTACAACGCGCTGGCGATGGCGGAAGCCACGGAGGGAGCCCTTGAAAAGGTGGATCCCGATAGAGCGGAAATCTACGCCTCCGGTTATCAAAACTTCAGGGATAGAGTGGAGGCCATCGTAAAGGCTTACAGGGCGCTTGTGGATGCAAACCACACCGCCGTCATTCAGATGCCCCCGGATCAGTACGCTCTGGAGTGGCTCGGGATAAAGGCGGTTGCTTCGATAAAACCCGAGGAGGAGGTCCCGGCCTTAGGGGTGGAGGACCTCGTTCCCAAGGCGGAGGGATCGGACTTAATAGTCTACGCCGTGGAAAGCCCCGACCAGCTGAAAGACGCCGTCAAGGAGCTTTCACTCAAGAGCGGCAGGCCGACGGCTGAGATAAAGGTCTTCTGGAAGGACGAGCCCTACACCGAGGTGCTTATCGAGAACAGCGCGGCCATAATCAGAGCCCTCGGGGGAGAAGCCCCCCAGCAGAAACCCGTCCAGAGAAGCGACGTTACCGATTACGTCCTGCTCTCGCTCGTAACGGGCGTCCTTCTGGGAACCATCATAGGGGTCATCCTGAAGAAATGAAAGGAGGGTTCACTCCCTCCTGTAGGGTTTTCCATCCCACTTCGGCGGTCTGGCCTTTCCGATTATCCCCGCCACGATTATGAGGGTCAGCACGTAGGGCAGCATCAGGATGAACTGTCCCGGGACCACGTGGAGGGGTGCCAGCCACGTCGCCAGAGTATCGAAGAAGCCGAAGAGCCAGCCACCGAGCAGAGCGGTGAGGGGGTTCCAGCCGCTGAACACCATGTTCGCCAGTGCTATGAAGCCCCTTCCTGCCGACATCGTTTTCTGAACGATCCCGAGCCATGCGACGCTCATGTAGGCCCCTCCAAGGCCCGCCAGAGTGTGCCCGTAGACGGTTGACCAGAACCTGTACTTTTCGACGTTTATACCGAGAGCATCGGCCGCTTCAGGATTCTCGCCGACAGCCCTGACGCGGAGGCCGAGGGGGGTCCTGAATAGAACCCACCACGTTACGAGCGCTATTGCCACCGTCACGAGAACCATGGGGCTTACCTTTCCGTATCTGGTGTCCCAGCTCCACAGGGTAACCGCCACCTGATGCTGGCCGGCCGTTCCCCAGTAGGCGATTATACCGAAGGGAACGACGCCCATCCCGAGCAGGTTGATTCCTATGCCCGGAATGACGTGGTCACCTTTGAGGTAAACCGTCAGGATACCGTGGAGCATCCCTAAGAGGGCGCCGGTCAGCATTCCTCCGATGAGTCCGGCCGTCGCGTGTCCGGTGATCTCGGCTACCATTGCCCCGAAGAAAGCGCTCATGAGGAGCACTCCCTCGTAGCCGATGCTGACGACACCGGCCCTCTCGCTCCAGACCGCACCAACGCTCGTGAGCACTATGGGCACCATCGCCATGAAGGAGTTTATCAGGATCGAGATCACGGATCCTGCATCCATCATCCTCCCCTCCTCAGGCTCTTCTTAATCAGGTCGTACAGTCCCGGAATGGCCACGGTGATAACTATGATGCCCTGTATGACTCTGATGATCTCGAGGGGCACCATGGCTCTGGCCTGCATGAGCGAGGTTCCGGCCCGGAGCATCCCGAAGAATACGGCCGCAAAGATTATGCCCAGGGGGTGGTTCCTTCCCACAAGGGCCACGCCTATTCCGTCGAAACCGAAGCCGTAGACGTTTGCCATCCCCTGACTTATGGCGTAGGTTGGGGGTTCCCCCATTATCTTCATGGCCCCGCCGAGACCGCTCATGATACCACCTATCACGAAGGACCATATCACTGCCCTGTCGGGGTTAACCCCGCCGTATCTGGCGGCCCTCGAGTTTATACCGCTCGCCCTCATCCCGAAGCCGAACTCCGTGTGCCAGAGGAGGTAGTAGGAAAGGACCGCCGCCACGACCGCCAGCACGAAGGCTATTGAAAGGTCCGTGTTGCCTATCAGGGGCAGTCTGGCGCTTTCAGGGATCCTTATCGTCTTATTGGGATCGCTGGGGTTGGCGTAGGGGCCGACGACGAGCCAGAGGACGAAGAACCACGCGATCCAGTTGAGCATTATCGTGGATATAACCTCGTGAACGCCGCGGTAGACCTTGAGGAAGGCTGCGGGAAGGCTCCAGAGCGCGCCGAGGAGCATGCCCATCACGAGGCCGAACCACATGTTCCCCCAGATGCTGGTGAAGATCACCGCGGCTATGGCACCGAAGTAGAAGGAACCCTCGGCACCGATGTTGAAGATCCCCGTTCTGGCGCTTATGGCGAAGGTCAGTGCCGTCATCATTATGGGCGTTGCGTAGGAGAGGGTGCTGGCTATGTCGTCCTTCGATCCGAGGGCACCCACGAGGAGCCAGTAGTAGGCCTCTAACGGGCTGTAGTTGAAGGCCAGAAGCACTATCGCACCTATCAGGAAGCCTATGAGAACTGCTATCAGACTCTCGATGAGCGGTTTCAGGTTAAGGCGCTCGATTAAATCACTTCCTGAGTTCTTCATAGCGTATTCCCCCCATCATCATCCCTATATCCTGAGTGCTAACCTCCCCGGGCCTCACGATCCCCATGAACTCACCCTCGTAGATAACCCCCATCCTGTCGCTCAGCTGGAGGACCTCATCGAGGTCGGCCGAGATGAGGAGGACGGCTTTCCCCTCGTTTCTGAGCCTTATCAGGTAGTTCCTTATGTACTCCGTGGAGGCGACGTCAACGCCCCTCGTGGGCTGTGCCGCTATAACGAGTAGCGGCCGCTTGCTAACCTCCCTCGCCACTATGAGCTTCTGCTGGTTTCCACCGCTGAGGCTTTTAACAGGGGCTTCCACGCCGGGGGCCGATATCTCGAACTGCTCTATGAGTTTCCTCGCGTGGTTCCTCGCCTTACCCCAGTCTATCGTCCCCTTCCAGCGCTGGAGTTCCTCCCTCCACTGCATGCCGAGGATGGAGTTTTCAGTAACGGTCATGTCGAGGATCAGGCCCATGTGCGTCCTGTCCTCCGGGATGTGCGCCATTCCTGCATCGTAAAGCTCCCGGGGAGTCCTGCCGGTAACGTCCTGACCGTTTAGGAGTATCCTGCCCTTTTCCGGCTTTCTAAGTCCTGTGATGGCTTCCACGAGTTCGGTCTGCCCGTTGCCTTCCACCCCCGCTATTCCAAATATCTCTCCGGCCCTGACCTGAAAAGTGAGCCCCTTAACCGCATCCTCACCACGGTCGCCCCTGACCCACAGGTCCTTAACCTCGAGTATTGCCTCCCCCGGTTCCTTCGGCGGCTTGTTGATCCTGAGGACGACGTCCCTGCCCACCATCAACCTCGCGAGGAGCTGTGGCGTCGCCTCGCTCGTCCTGACGCTTCTGACCACCTCTCCCTTCCGGATGACCGTAATCCTGTCCGTAAGCTCCATTACCTCGTTGAGCTTGTGGCTGATGAAGATTATCGTCTTCCCCTCGGACTTCAACTTCTTCAGAACCGCGAAGAGCTCCTCGACCTCTATCGGGGTGAGAACCGCCGTCGGCTCGTCCAGTATGAGAACATCAACGTTCCTGAAGAGCATCTTCAGTATCTCGATCCTCTGCTGAACGCCAACCGGGAGATCTTCCACCGGAACGTCGAGGG
The window above is part of the Thermococcus sp. P6 genome. Proteins encoded here:
- the cysS gene encoding cysteine--tRNA ligase, which translates into the protein MAIRVYNTLTRRKEEFRPIREGEVRMYVCGPTVYDYTHLGHARTYIAFDVIRRYLEHRGYTVLMVMNFTDIDDKIIRRARETGEDPRELAERFLRYFLEDMASLRVKPADVYPRVTEHIDDIIDFVRKLQEKGYAYEGSDGVYFEVGKFGDYGKLSGIRLEDLRKGARVEPGEGKKNPEDFALWKKAKPGEPKWESPWGEGRPGWHIECSTMSTKYLGESFDIHGGGNDLIFPHHENEIAQTEACTGHEWVRYWLHTGFLMVNGEKMSKSLGNFVTVREMLRRYDPEVIRLFVLQRHYRSPLDYTEEGMEHAKNNLERLYNTLENIRVAMKEADISFRWEKEEFEAYESIRNARKKFYEAMDDDFNTAEALKAVFEASTAVNRYLSDVERPKESILRKAMEFFKAVSEIFGLFEDYFRERKAENEEAFIELLVEVRSRLRRERNFELADEIRARLRELGIQLEDTPKGTVWKRIRV
- a CDS encoding peptidylprolyl isomerase, with the protein product MEVQKGDVIKLHYTGKIRETGEVFDTTYEEVAKEAGIYSEKGIYGPVSIAVGAGHVLKGLDEALEGLEVGKKYEIVVPPEKGFGKRDPKLIKTFTLGQFRRQGISPFPGMPVEIETGGGRKLRGRVLTVSGGRVRVDFNHPYAGKHLVYEVEILEKIEDPIEKVRALIELRMPMVDKDKVIIEIGEKDVSVDFSQVAGEVDRNTLVLGEILLESDLKFIGYEEVTFRPGVEELLKPPGEEGETAEETEKPEEKDGEEKEESEGKEETGEPEVEGKEEGEESGE
- a CDS encoding ABC transporter ATP-binding protein, with amino-acid sequence MEETPIVEMKGIVKVYPDGTRALKGVDLTVYRGEILGLLGENGAGKTTLMKILFGMLHPTSGKIYIRGKETRFRSPAEAIAEGIGMVHQHFTLVEVFDALHNIILGMEGHGLFSKIDVDRARGKLQRLMEDLNFKVPLDVPVEDLPVGVQQRIEILKMLFRNVDVLILDEPTAVLTPIEVEELFAVLKKLKSEGKTIIFISHKLNEVMELTDRITVIRKGEVVRSVRTSEATPQLLARLMVGRDVVLRINKPPKEPGEAILEVKDLWVRGDRGEDAVKGLTFQVRAGEIFGIAGVEGNGQTELVEAITGLRKPEKGRILLNGQDVTGRTPRELYDAGMAHIPEDRTHMGLILDMTVTENSILGMQWREELQRWKGTIDWGKARNHARKLIEQFEISAPGVEAPVKSLSGGNQQKLIVAREVSKRPLLVIAAQPTRGVDVASTEYIRNYLIRLRNEGKAVLLISADLDEVLQLSDRMGVIYEGEFMGIVRPGEVSTQDIGMMMGGIRYEELRK
- a CDS encoding ABC transporter permease; this encodes MKNSGSDLIERLNLKPLIESLIAVLIGFLIGAIVLLAFNYSPLEAYYWLLVGALGSKDDIASTLSYATPIMMTALTFAISARTGIFNIGAEGSFYFGAIAAVIFTSIWGNMWFGLVMGMLLGALWSLPAAFLKVYRGVHEVISTIMLNWIAWFFVLWLVVGPYANPSDPNKTIRIPESARLPLIGNTDLSIAFVLAVVAAVLSYYLLWHTEFGFGMRASGINSRAARYGGVNPDRAVIWSFVIGGIMSGLGGAMKIMGEPPTYAISQGMANVYGFGFDGIGVALVGRNHPLGIIFAAVFFGMLRAGTSLMQARAMVPLEIIRVIQGIIVITVAIPGLYDLIKKSLRRGG
- a CDS encoding phosphoribosyltransferase; its protein translation is MKKFPAYLASWEDIERWAKGGAWKVLEDGWKPDVVVGLARGGWVAARLYCDYLGVKDLVSLKVEHWGVTATPDGKAKLRYGSNYDLSGKKVLIVDDISDTGESLTLARNYVEGQRPSEIRVATLLTIKGSRFKPDYYGEEIEWAWIIFPWNFVEDMINLVNNLFEEKEVLTTEEIIGLFKELHGIVIPGERIEEALRMAERRNVFKFEGAGWRKA
- a CDS encoding ABC transporter permease; translated protein: MDAGSVISILINSFMAMVPIVLTSVGAVWSERAGVVSIGYEGVLLMSAFFGAMVAEITGHATAGLIGGMLTGALLGMLHGILTVYLKGDHVIPGIGINLLGMGVVPFGIIAYWGTAGQHQVAVTLWSWDTRYGKVSPMVLVTVAIALVTWWVLFRTPLGLRVRAVGENPEAADALGINVEKYRFWSTVYGHTLAGLGGAYMSVAWLGIVQKTMSAGRGFIALANMVFSGWNPLTALLGGWLFGFFDTLATWLAPLHVVPGQFILMLPYVLTLIIVAGIIGKARPPKWDGKPYRRE
- the mrtA gene encoding CPBP family archaeomyxosortase MrtA — translated: MRLRRNPWVLYISMMPFILLLRHAGGGIFRWAGYNLLFYFILPLPLSLALGFKPAELGITAGRGGYRWALLLFLLTVPLSLYGTTVPSMKAYYPNFTYSNWTDFFLKELAIGVIMFSHEAFYRGFLLFPLAKKNEWIGILAQNVPYTLAHIGKPEVEVPYSFVAGIVFSKLDLRSGSFLPSFLLHWSGSVLFDLLCVLL
- a CDS encoding metal ABC transporter solute-binding protein, Zn/Mn family, with amino-acid sequence MGEVVGTRAKSLVILLVLLGALPFAGASPEKPLVVATIAPIASIVEDAFGDSVEVVYLIPPGTDPHEYQLTASQIELLQRASVIVTTGGHLPVEKRISELKAEGTITAETLFIEDYERHGFRYLPEYWYNNKDNPHGVWLDPYNALAMAEATEGALEKVDPDRAEIYASGYQNFRDRVEAIVKAYRALVDANHTAVIQMPPDQYALEWLGIKAVASIKPEEEVPALGVEDLVPKAEGSDLIVYAVESPDQLKDAVKELSLKSGRPTAEIKVFWKDEPYTEVLIENSAAIIRALGGEAPQQKPVQRSDVTDYVLLSLVTGVLLGTIIGVILKK